GGGTAGAGCGTCAGATAGGTGCGGGTGCTGAACAGCGGCCCGGGATCGAGCCCGATCGCGGCCCCGTGGGCGCAGTAATGCTCGGCCGGGCTGAGCCCGGTCGCGTGCGCGGGCGAGACCTGTGCGCGGTAGAAGGCCGTGTCGAACAGCGGGTTCGGATCAAGATCGGAGAGCCAGCCCGCGGCCGCGTAGGCCGCCGCCGTGTCGATGCCGCGCGCCTCGCCATTGCGTCGGGCCACGAAGCCCGCATCGAACAATCCAGGCAGATCCGGATGCATGCCGTCGTCCGTCCCTCTCGGCGCGCCCGCCAGGTCGGCGCAGGGGGCAGAGAACGTGCGGCCGCCCGGGCCGGCACGCTCACGTCCCGCCGAACCGCCGCGCGGCGTGGCTTCTCGCATAGCGGGCCGGGCGTGCCTACCCCAAGCTCAGGCGTCGGATGTGGTGCGAGACGCCGGCTCAGGTCGCCAGCCCGATGGCGCCTTCGGTCTGCTCGACGGGGCTCGACGGCCCGGCATGCCGCAGCCGTCGACGGATGAGCGTCAGGAGGACGGCGGGCCCGAGCAGGACCAGCACGATGCCGATGATCCCTACGTGACCGACCAAGCGCCCATAGAAGCCGCCGGTCACACCGTAATGCCATGACGCCAGCACCATGCCGGCGGCGGCCATGAGAAGCAGGGCGAGCATCTTGAACCACAGGGGTAGGGGCGCCGGCGGGTGCTTCTCCCGTGCCGGACCTTCGGCGTGCGCCCGATCAGCCTCCCGCTGCGCCAGGAACGCCTCGACCTGGCTCTGAAGGTCCGGCAGGTCCGCACGGCGCGCCGCAGGACCAGCGGCCACGCTCCGGGCCTCCTCGCGCGGCGGCGCTTCCACGCTCAGACCTTCGGCGAGCGGACCCGGGATCGCGGCCTCAGCATCCGCCATCAGGCGTGCCTCGTGGCGGCGCATGAACATCCACAGCGCGACGGCGCCGAGGAGAACGAAAGCCAGCAGTCCGAGGCCGACCGGCCCCATGACGTTCTCGATCGAGCGGCCGCACAGATAGGCCCCGAAGCCCATGATCGAGGCCCAGGCGACGCCGCCCAGCGCATTGAAGGCAAAGAACCGGCGGGCATCGAGCTTGTTCACGCCGGCCAGGACGGCCGCGTAGGCGCGCAGCATCGCGGTGAAGCGGCCGAAGAACACGATCTTCCCGCCATGCCGGCGAAACAGGTACTGGCCGAGCTTGAGGCGTCCGTGATCGAGGCCGATCAGGTGGCCCTTGCGCAGGAGCAGGGGCAGTCCCCAGCGGCGACCGACCCAGTAGCCGGCGTTGTCGCCCAGGATGGCGGCGGTCGCGGCAATCGCTACTACGACGGCGATGTTGATGTTGCCGGTGCTGCCGGCATAGGCCGCCGACGTCAGCAGGACCGTCTCGCCGGGCAAGGGCAGACCGGCGCTCTCCAGGGTGATGATGACGAAGATCGTCAGATAGCCGTAATGCGCGATCAGGTCGGCGATGGGCAGGTCGTGCAGGAAGGACATGCGGTCTCCTCGCAAATCGTGCACAACGCAGTCGCAGGCAAAAATGGCCGTGCGGGGGCGGCGGAGGTAGGGCCCCTGTCTGATCGTGGGCGCCACGGAGACTGCGGCGTCGGCCATCACCCTCGGGCGGTGCTCATGTCCGGAGAGCGAGAGGATTGACCGTGGCCAACCCATCCATCCTCGAAGGTCGAAGCCCGGTACCCGCGCACGCCCGCAACCCGCGCCGCGCCTACGATGCCGACGGGCGCGAGATCACCCCGATGACCCTGCAGAACGCCATGGATCGCGGGGTCACGGCGCTTCGGGCCATCTGCGCGTGCGGACACGAGGCCGAGGTTTCGATCCATGTCGGGCGCTGGGCCTCCACCAGCTTCGTCCCGGATGCGGGCATGACGCTTCGGTGCGATGCCTGCGGAACGCCGGATCCGAAGACTCGGCCGGTCTGGCAGCGGCAGGGTCACCGGCCCTGACGCCCGCGCGAGGGCCTGCCCGGCCACACTCGATTCGTGGCGGCGCACCCGACCATCAACGGCGCGCCCGTAATCAGGACACCCGTTCGATGTCTTTCATCCCCCAGCACCTGTACAACCAGATCCTGGAGGCGATCCCGATCGTCTGTGTCGACGTGGCCATCGTCAACGATGGCTGTGTCCTTCTGGTCCGACGGCGCGACGCCCCGGCGAAAGGCCAGCTCTGGCTCCCCGGCGGCCGGGTCCACAAAGGCGAGACCCTTCGCCAGGCCGCGGCCCGCAAGGCGCTGGATGAGACCGGGATCGACTGCCATGTCGGGCCGATCATCCACACGGACGAGACCATTTTCGAGGACGGCCCGGAGGGCATTGCCGTCCACAGCGTCAACACATGCTTCTTTCTGTTCAGCCGCCAGCAATCCGTCGAGGTGAATCTCGACAGCCATCATGAGGATTGGGTCTGGATCGATCACATTGATCCGGGCCTGCATCCTTACGTCAAGCTGTGCCTCGCCGCCGCCGGACTCGGCGAGCGCTGAACGCGGGACGCCCGCCGGGGAAGGCCCGCGCGACGGGCCTTGTCCATCCGAGGTTCGCCGATCGGAGGCGCCTCAGCCCTCACGGGCCGGATGCCGCGGCGTGCCGGGATGCGCCTCGGCCCGGTGCGCGCGCATCCACGCGATCGTGCCGACGAGCCCCGCGCGCAGGGCGACGCGCGGCTGCCAGCCGAGCTCGGACCGGATCAGCGCGGTGTCGAGGACGTTGGCCGGCACGTCGGCGGCGCGGCTCGGCTTGTAGAGGCAGGGTAGGCGGTCCAGCCCGAAGGCCGTCTCCAGCTCGGCGATGACTTGGTTGACGCTCATGCCCACGCCGCTGCCGACATTCAGGATCTTGTGCGGTCCTTCATAGGTCACGGCGCCGAGGAACGCGTCGCTGACGTCGTCGACATGCAGGAAGTCGCGCACCACCTCGCCGGTCCCCCAGACCTCCAGCGGCAGGCCCGAGAGGACGCGGTGGATGTAGCTCCCGATTAGGCCCTGGTGCTTGGTGCCGAGCTGGAACCGGCCGTACGGGTTTGCGATCCGGAGGACCTGGTAGTCGATGCCGTGGAGGTGGCGGTACAGGTAGAGCGACTTCTCGATCATCAGCTTGCTGATGCCGTAGGCCGAGATCGGGTCGGTGGGCGCCTGCTCGGGGATCGGGATGCCGCGGGGGATCCCGTAGATCGCGCCGCCGGTGGACGAGAACACCAGCTTCTTGATCCGGGCCGAGCGGCAGATCTCGAGCAGGTTCAGGGTGGCGATCGGCGCGGCCGCGAGCTCCGCCGACGGATCCCGGTTCGAGCTTTCCGGGATCGATCCGGCGATCAGGTGGAAGACGACGTCCTGACGCTCGACGGCGTTGGCGATGGCGAGGCGGTCGGCGAAATGTCCGGTCACCCGGGTCACGCGGCGGTCGAGGACCTCGGGCTGCGGATGGCTGCGGCTGAAACAGGTGACCTCGGCGCCCGCTTCCGCGAGACGGTTGCACAGGTTCAGCCCGAGGAATCCGCCGCCGCCGAGCACGAGGCAGCGGATTCCCGAGAGCGACACGGTCGGCCGGCTTGACGCGACGGGATCCGCCAGCCCGGTCTGCCAGTCCGCGCTCATGCCTGAGCCTCGGCGTCGTGGCGGACCGGCGGGTGAGCGGCCGCATCCGACGACGGGTCCGCTCCACCCGAGCCCAGTTCACGCAGATCCGTCTCGCGCGTTCCGATCATGCGCTCGACCAGGGCCAAAGCGGACTCCTGGAGTGCGCGCCGGGTCGGCTCCAGCGGCGCCTTCCCCCAAGCCCGGGCCGCCGCGTAGGCGGCCGCGTAGGCCGCGTCCCAGCCGGCCGCGAAGATCCGCGAGCCGGCGGCGTCCAGATCGTCCCGGATGGCGGCCCACGCGGCCTGATGGGCCGCGTCCCAGGCTGCGGCCCGGACCCCGGTCCCCGTCTGGCGCAGGGTGGGATTCGCGACCGCTGCCCGCTTGCGCGCCCATTTCAGGTGATCGAACCAGGCAGCCAGATCGGCGACGTCCGCGACGACCGGCCTGTTGGCCAGTTCGTCCGCCTCGACATTCAGCTTGGCGAGGCGGAACCACGCCGGCACGTGGGTGCGGACCAGCCAATCCACGACCAGGGCGACGCGCCGGCGCTCCAGCGCCTCCGAGCCGCGCGTGCCGACGAGGCGTGGCACGAGCGGGAGGATCAGGGCGTCGCGTGCGTCCTGGGACAGGCGGTCGCTCCAGGTCCCGATGAAGGCGGCGAGACTCGGCGACGCACAGGCCGGCTGATCCGAGTGAGGCTCGCCCGCGACGTAGGCCACCGCCTCGAGGGCGCACAGGCCTGCCTCCGCGCCGGCATGCCAGCCAGCCGCCAGTGTCCTGACGCGCGCGAGCCGGTCGGGATCGACGCGGGCGGCCCCCACCGTCTCGGCCTTCCAGGACCCGGCTGGGTCGCGATCCGGCACCCGGATCGGCCGGTCGTCCGCAACCTGGACCGCGAACCCGGCCGGCTTCCCGGTCGCGACCTCGGTCTCGAGCGCCGCCACGGCGGCCGCGACCTGTTCGGGATCGACCGTGTAGCTCACGTGGAAGGCGTGCACGCCGGGACGCGGGAGCGTGCGGCCGCGCAGGAATAGGATCCGCGCGCCGCCAACCTCGATACAACTGGTATATCCTCGGAAATTAAAGGACAACTCCTCGTGAATTAGGCCGATGATCCGGGACGCAGGCCTGCAGAACAGGGCATTGCACAGTGCCGAGCTAGATGATCCAACCACCAAAGCTGCCGAGTGGAAGGCCTCGACCTGTTCAAGGAACGACATCGTCTCCGGGTAGATGATCTCGAAACCCAGGGGGCGCAGCCGCTCGGCGATCTCCGCCTCGTTGACGAGGGCGCGCTGGGAGAAGGCCTTGCGGGAGATGAACAGGCGCCGGTCGGTTCGGCCCGAGAGGATGCCGCACTC
This window of the Methylobacterium tardum genome carries:
- a CDS encoding NUDIX domain-containing protein is translated as MSFIPQHLYNQILEAIPIVCVDVAIVNDGCVLLVRRRDAPAKGQLWLPGGRVHKGETLRQAAARKALDETGIDCHVGPIIHTDETIFEDGPEGIAVHSVNTCFFLFSRQQSVEVNLDSHHEDWVWIDHIDPGLHPYVKLCLAAAGLGER
- a CDS encoding NAD-dependent epimerase/dehydratase family protein; its protein translation is MSADWQTGLADPVASSRPTVSLSGIRCLVLGGGGFLGLNLCNRLAEAGAEVTCFSRSHPQPEVLDRRVTRVTGHFADRLAIANAVERQDVVFHLIAGSIPESSNRDPSAELAAAPIATLNLLEICRSARIKKLVFSSTGGAIYGIPRGIPIPEQAPTDPISAYGISKLMIEKSLYLYRHLHGIDYQVLRIANPYGRFQLGTKHQGLIGSYIHRVLSGLPLEVWGTGEVVRDFLHVDDVSDAFLGAVTYEGPHKILNVGSGVGMSVNQVIAELETAFGLDRLPCLYKPSRAADVPANVLDTALIRSELGWQPRVALRAGLVGTIAWMRAHRAEAHPGTPRHPAREG
- a CDS encoding glycosyltransferase family 61 protein translates to MTAAFGAGRAIVEVPEDEHEIEAGLMMFGFQSRNYGHWLLEFVPRMLCYNDPRCPEGISLCIDDHMPGSHEEILRLLDTRDRLVIKLPPKPVAFGLLGMAPVPAFFPFDMKPGRPFYDTVWPADVFAAVRQRILDRARECGILSGRTDRRLFISRKAFSQRALVNEAEIAERLRPLGFEIIYPETMSFLEQVEAFHSAALVVGSSSSALCNALFCRPASRIIGLIHEELSFNFRGYTSCIEVGGARILFLRGRTLPRPGVHAFHVSYTVDPEQVAAAVAALETEVATGKPAGFAVQVADDRPIRVPDRDPAGSWKAETVGAARVDPDRLARVRTLAAGWHAGAEAGLCALEAVAYVAGEPHSDQPACASPSLAAFIGTWSDRLSQDARDALILPLVPRLVGTRGSEALERRRVALVVDWLVRTHVPAWFRLAKLNVEADELANRPVVADVADLAAWFDHLKWARKRAAVANPTLRQTGTGVRAAAWDAAHQAAWAAIRDDLDAAGSRIFAAGWDAAYAAAYAAARAWGKAPLEPTRRALQESALALVERMIGTRETDLRELGSGGADPSSDAAAHPPVRHDAEAQA